One window of the Allosaccharopolyspora coralli genome contains the following:
- a CDS encoding PfkB family carbohydrate kinase yields the protein MTAVFVGLATVDLVQRVERLPGPNEKVAALDAELLAGGPAAVAALTASVLGSESVLVTALGRHPFAASATAELHEHGVRVLDSADTGGVPPVSAVTVQSGTGERSVVSRSAAGRVSTPPDAFSEVVGGADLVLLDGHYPELALAAARLASSAGVPVLLDGGSWKPVLTDLLPLVDVAVCSEDFRAPGTDTPESQGPALLDRGVDAVAVTRGAAPVLCWSLRGEPEELSVPPVDAVDTLGAGDVFHGAVAHAMCQSAWRERLPEVIDFAGRVASARVAHRGRTSWIDALHTSADLVFLG from the coding sequence ATGACGGCGGTGTTCGTCGGGCTCGCGACGGTCGACCTCGTGCAGCGCGTCGAACGCCTGCCGGGTCCGAACGAGAAGGTCGCTGCGCTCGATGCGGAGTTGCTCGCGGGCGGTCCGGCCGCCGTCGCGGCGCTGACGGCTTCCGTGCTCGGGTCGGAGTCGGTGCTGGTCACCGCGCTCGGCAGGCATCCGTTCGCGGCGTCGGCGACGGCGGAGCTCCACGAACACGGTGTGCGCGTGCTCGATTCCGCCGACACCGGCGGCGTGCCTCCTGTCTCGGCGGTAACGGTGCAGAGCGGCACCGGCGAACGCAGCGTCGTCTCCCGCAGCGCCGCAGGCAGGGTGAGCACTCCACCGGACGCGTTCTCGGAGGTCGTCGGTGGTGCCGACCTCGTCCTGCTCGACGGGCACTACCCGGAACTCGCGTTGGCGGCGGCTCGTCTCGCGAGCAGTGCGGGCGTGCCCGTGCTGCTCGACGGTGGAAGCTGGAAGCCCGTGCTCACCGACCTGTTGCCGCTGGTGGACGTCGCGGTGTGTTCGGAGGACTTTCGTGCTCCCGGCACCGACACACCCGAATCACAGGGCCCGGCACTGCTCGACCGGGGTGTCGACGCCGTGGCCGTCACCCGAGGCGCCGCGCCGGTGCTGTGCTGGTCCCTGCGCGGTGAACCGGAGGAGTTGTCCGTGCCGCCGGTCGACGCGGTCGACACACTCGGCGCAGGCGACGTCTTCCACGGTGCGGTGGCGCACGCGATGTGTCAGAGCGCGTGGCGTGAACGGTTACCCGAAGTAATCGATTTCGCCGGTCGGGTGGCGTCGGCCCGAGTCGCCCACAGGGGCAGGACGTCGTGGATCGACGCACTCCACACCAGTGCTGACCTCGTGTTTCTCGGGTGA